A genome region from Streptomyces xanthophaeus includes the following:
- a CDS encoding TetR/AcrR family transcriptional regulator, with amino-acid sequence MTPDPAATASAPATARRAPAGAAVLRADVTEAIRDAVVEELAAVGFSKMSIEGIARRAGVGKTAVYRRWKSKLHLVLDLVGAFAVDGLPVPATGSLYGDVRALLEVMSHVLRHPVASAVIPDLLVEAARNPEIADAVRGALLDGQRRMAEGIVSDAVARGELPAGIDPAHALDLLIGPLYWRQVVVRDAVTGSHLDVLARQVVAGLKASSGPGDAGAGA; translated from the coding sequence ATGACCCCGGACCCCGCCGCCACCGCTTCCGCGCCCGCCACCGCCCGTAGAGCCCCCGCCGGCGCCGCCGTCCTGCGCGCGGACGTGACCGAGGCGATCCGCGACGCGGTGGTGGAGGAACTGGCCGCGGTCGGCTTCTCGAAGATGTCCATCGAGGGCATCGCACGGCGGGCGGGGGTCGGCAAGACCGCGGTCTACCGGCGGTGGAAGTCGAAGCTGCACCTGGTGCTGGACCTGGTGGGGGCCTTCGCGGTGGACGGCCTGCCGGTGCCCGCGACCGGCTCCCTGTACGGGGACGTACGGGCCCTGCTGGAGGTCATGTCACACGTGCTGCGGCACCCGGTGGCCTCCGCGGTGATCCCCGACCTGCTCGTGGAGGCGGCCCGGAACCCGGAGATCGCGGACGCGGTGCGCGGCGCGCTCCTCGACGGGCAGCGGCGCATGGCGGAGGGGATCGTCTCGGACGCGGTCGCGCGCGGCGAACTCCCGGCGGGCATCGACCCGGCCCACGCCCTCGACCTGCTGATCGGCCCGCTCTACTGGCGCCAGGTGGTCGTCCGGGACGCGGTGACCGGCAGCCACCTCGACGTCCTGGCCCGCCAGGTGGTGGCGGGCCTGAAGGCGAGCTCCGGCCCCGGTGACGCGGGGGCCGGCGCGTAG
- a CDS encoding carbohydrate ABC transporter permease, whose amino-acid sequence MRAPAAARAPAAKGVVSAEARRRRLIAAAFLLPALVLLGALVVHPIGYSLYRSFFDRSGDTFVGGDNYREILSDDTIRTALKNTALWVVFAPATATALGLIFAVLTERVRWGTAFKLLVFMPMAISMLAAGIIFRLVYDHDPDRGVANAVWVGVHDTFAESSAFPKARPGRDSPLADAGGGAFVTRDPVRAGTPVLLPLVGVAPEALPDGTRTAGRSEAVPGKVTGTVWQDFTRGGGGSANVVDPTEQGFAGMRIEAVKDGRVVDTATAAADGTFTLSAKADGALLRLPAANFREAYAGVEWLGPALVTPAVIGAYVWMWAGFAMVLIGAGLAAVPRELLEAARVDGANEWQVFRRITVPLLAPVLAVVLVTLVINVMKIFDLVFVIAPGAVQDDANVLALQLYRTSFGTDADPGLGSAIAVLLLVLVIPVMLVNIRRLRKEGSR is encoded by the coding sequence GTGCGGGCCCCTGCCGCTGCCCGTGCCCCTGCCGCAAAGGGCGTCGTCTCCGCGGAGGCCCGGCGCCGCCGGCTGATCGCGGCGGCGTTCCTCCTCCCGGCGCTCGTGCTGCTCGGTGCGCTCGTCGTGCACCCGATCGGCTACTCCCTCTACCGCAGCTTCTTCGACCGGTCCGGCGACACCTTCGTCGGCGGCGACAACTACCGGGAGATCCTGAGCGACGACACGATCCGCACCGCCTTGAAGAACACCGCGCTGTGGGTGGTGTTCGCCCCGGCCACGGCCACCGCCCTCGGCCTGATCTTCGCGGTGCTCACCGAACGGGTGCGCTGGGGAACGGCGTTCAAGCTGCTGGTCTTCATGCCGATGGCGATCTCGATGCTGGCCGCGGGCATCATCTTCCGGCTCGTCTACGACCACGATCCCGACCGCGGGGTCGCCAACGCGGTCTGGGTCGGGGTCCACGACACGTTCGCGGAGTCCTCTGCCTTCCCCAAGGCCCGCCCGGGCCGGGACTCGCCGCTCGCGGATGCCGGCGGGGGCGCCTTCGTCACCCGCGACCCCGTCCGCGCGGGCACCCCGGTGCTGCTCCCCCTGGTCGGTGTGGCACCGGAGGCACTGCCGGACGGGACCCGGACCGCGGGCAGGTCCGAGGCCGTGCCGGGGAAGGTCACCGGGACCGTCTGGCAGGACTTCACCCGGGGCGGGGGCGGGTCGGCGAACGTGGTCGACCCGACCGAGCAGGGCTTCGCCGGGATGCGGATCGAGGCGGTCAAGGACGGCCGGGTGGTCGATACGGCGACGGCCGCCGCCGACGGCACCTTCACCCTGTCCGCGAAGGCCGACGGGGCCCTGCTGCGGCTGCCCGCGGCCAATTTCCGGGAGGCGTACGCGGGGGTGGAGTGGCTCGGCCCGGCGCTCGTCACCCCTGCGGTCATCGGGGCGTACGTATGGATGTGGGCCGGTTTCGCGATGGTGCTGATCGGCGCCGGGCTGGCCGCCGTACCGCGTGAGCTGCTGGAGGCGGCGCGCGTGGACGGGGCGAACGAGTGGCAGGTGTTCCGGCGGATCACCGTGCCGCTGCTGGCACCGGTCCTGGCGGTCGTGCTCGTCACCCTCGTCATCAACGTCATGAAGATCTTCGACCTGGTCTTCGTGATCGCGCCGGGTGCGGTCCAGGACGACGCGAACGTGCTCGCGCTCCAGCTGTACCGGACCTCCTTCGGCACGGACGCCGATCCGGGTCTGGGCAGCGCCATCGCCGTGCTGCTGCTGGTGCTGGTGATCCCGGTGATGCTCGTGAACATCCGTCGGCTGCGCAAGGAGGGGTCCCGATGA
- a CDS encoding bifunctional glycosyltransferase/CDP-glycerol:glycerophosphate glycerophosphotransferase translates to MPRFSVIVPAYKIQAYLQESLDSVLTQSYPDLELIAVDDASPDACGSIIDEYAARDPRVTAVHLAHNLGLGPARNAGLARASGDYLIFLDGDDTLAPGALQAITDRLKATGSPDVLVYDYARTFWSGERVRNSLSHRLSEEGPASFRLADRLALLGMLMVVWNKAYRREYVEREGLAFPPGFYEDTPWTYPALLAAESVAVLDRVCVHYRQRRTGSILTTTSRRHLDIFDQYDRVFGYLADRPELERWRPALHRRMAEHFCALYADPRRLPRAARAEFFARACALLRRYHVPGGSSALPLSLSRTDRVRHTLMRLGTRRTYRLLSALRSAGPALGRAASALWRGLRETALRLHYRTQRLLPLRPELAVFSAYWHGGYACNPAAIEAKLRELAPQMRTAWICDPEHAPTLPRETTPLRPGSAAYWTALARATYLVTNVNFDRTLVKRPGQVLVQTQHGTPLKRVGLDLQDRPAATPTADFAGLLRGADQWDYLLSSNRHSTLVWEKAVPSSYTTLEYGYPRNDVFHRAGPAEVLELRERLGIPAGSTAVLYAPTHRDYRRSRPDHLDFERVLRDLGPRFTILARTHLTYADVPPSPDTHPRLIDVSSYPSVEELCLASDALVTDYSSLMFDYAALDRPIVIHADDWEAYEAARGTYFDLRSCPPGAIARTEDELVDIFSTGHWQGSRSAQLRAAFRARFCSHDDGHAAERVVRRVFLGQTAPIPAVIPLEDRRPAPAAPAPAPVLDPVWP, encoded by the coding sequence GTGCCCCGGTTCAGCGTCATCGTGCCCGCGTACAAGATCCAGGCCTACCTCCAGGAGAGTCTGGACTCGGTCCTGACGCAGTCGTACCCGGATCTGGAGCTGATCGCGGTCGACGACGCCTCTCCGGACGCCTGCGGGTCGATCATCGACGAGTACGCGGCGCGTGACCCGCGGGTGACGGCCGTCCACCTGGCGCACAACCTGGGCCTGGGGCCGGCCCGCAACGCGGGCCTGGCACGGGCGAGCGGCGACTACCTGATCTTCCTCGACGGCGACGACACCCTCGCCCCCGGCGCCCTGCAGGCCATCACCGACCGGCTGAAGGCCACCGGCTCCCCCGACGTCCTGGTCTACGACTACGCGCGCACCTTCTGGTCGGGCGAACGCGTCCGCAACAGCCTCTCCCACCGGCTGTCCGAGGAGGGCCCGGCCAGCTTCCGCCTCGCCGACCGCCTGGCCCTCCTCGGCATGCTGATGGTGGTCTGGAACAAGGCCTACCGCCGCGAGTACGTGGAGCGCGAGGGCCTCGCGTTCCCGCCCGGCTTCTACGAGGACACCCCCTGGACCTACCCGGCCCTGCTGGCCGCGGAGTCCGTCGCCGTCCTGGACCGGGTCTGCGTCCACTACCGGCAGCGGCGCACCGGCTCGATCCTGACCACCACCAGCCGCCGCCACCTCGACATCTTCGACCAGTACGACCGGGTCTTCGGCTACCTCGCCGACCGCCCCGAGCTGGAGCGCTGGCGCCCCGCCCTGCACCGCCGGATGGCCGAGCACTTCTGCGCCCTGTACGCCGACCCGCGCCGTCTCCCGCGCGCCGCCCGGGCCGAGTTCTTCGCCCGGGCCTGCGCCCTGCTGCGCCGCTACCACGTCCCCGGCGGCAGCAGCGCCCTGCCGCTGTCCCTGTCGCGGACCGACCGGGTCCGGCACACCCTGATGCGGCTGGGCACCCGGCGCACCTACCGTCTGCTGTCGGCGCTGCGCTCGGCCGGACCGGCGCTGGGCCGCGCGGCCTCGGCCCTGTGGCGGGGCCTGCGCGAAACGGCCTTGCGCCTGCACTACCGGACCCAGCGCCTCCTGCCCCTGCGCCCGGAACTCGCGGTCTTCTCCGCGTACTGGCACGGCGGCTACGCCTGCAACCCGGCGGCGATCGAGGCCAAACTGCGGGAGCTCGCGCCGCAGATGCGCACGGCGTGGATCTGCGACCCGGAGCACGCCCCGACCCTGCCCCGCGAGACGACACCGCTGCGCCCGGGCTCGGCGGCGTACTGGACCGCCCTGGCCAGGGCCACCTACCTGGTGACGAACGTCAACTTCGACCGCACCCTGGTCAAGCGCCCGGGCCAGGTCCTCGTCCAGACCCAGCACGGCACCCCGCTCAAGCGCGTGGGCCTCGACCTCCAGGACCGCCCGGCGGCCACCCCGACGGCGGACTTCGCGGGCCTGCTGCGCGGCGCCGACCAGTGGGACTACCTGCTCTCGTCGAACCGGCACTCCACCCTGGTGTGGGAGAAGGCCGTCCCGTCCTCCTACACGACGCTGGAGTACGGCTACCCGCGCAACGACGTCTTCCACCGGGCGGGCCCGGCCGAGGTGCTGGAGCTGCGCGAACGCCTCGGCATCCCGGCGGGCTCGACGGCCGTCCTGTACGCGCCCACGCACCGCGACTACCGGCGCAGCCGGCCGGACCACCTGGACTTCGAGCGGGTGCTGCGGGACCTGGGCCCGCGCTTCACGATCCTGGCCCGCACCCACCTCACGTACGCGGACGTCCCGCCCTCCCCGGACACGCACCCGCGCCTGATCGACGTCTCCTCCTACCCCTCGGTGGAGGAACTCTGCCTGGCCTCGGACGCGCTGGTGACGGACTACTCGTCCCTGATGTTCGACTACGCGGCGCTGGACCGGCCGATCGTGATCCACGCGGACGACTGGGAGGCGTACGAGGCGGCCCGGGGCACGTACTTCGACCTGCGGTCGTGCCCGCCGGGCGCGATCGCCCGGACCGAGGACGAGCTGGTGGACATCTTCAGCACCGGCCACTGGCAGGGCTCGCGCTCCGCGCAGCTGCGGGCGGCCTTCCGCGCGCGCTTCTGCTCGCACGACGACGGCCACGCGGCGGAGCGCGTGGTGCGCCGGGTCTTCCTCGGGCAGACGGCCCCGATCCCGGCGGTCATCCCGCTGGAAGACCGCCGGCCCGCTCCCGCGGCTCCCGCACCGGCGCCGGTCCTGGACCCCGTCTGGCCGTAG
- a CDS encoding carbohydrate ABC transporter permease, whose protein sequence is MSGTDATPDPAAGPATAGPSRARPPRSEPPRSEPPRSEPPRTEPPRSEPPRARPSYARPSYATLVSAKLAAGALRVFLVVAALFWLLPTLGLLLSSLVAPTDLNNGGWWQVLTAPSRLTADNYERLLANDTITGSLLNTFAIAVPATLLVVVLGAFAGYAFAWLEFPGRDWLFLLVVGLLVVPVQVALIPVSELFGSIGLFETTAGVVLFHTAFGLPFAVFLLRNFFAEIPRELLEAARLDGAGELRLFARVVLPLGAPAIASLGIFQFLWVWNDMLVALVFADSASPPVTVALQQQVRQFGNNIDVLAPGAFLSMAVPLVVFFAFQRQFVSGVMAGAIK, encoded by the coding sequence ATGAGCGGTACCGACGCGACGCCGGACCCGGCGGCGGGGCCGGCGACCGCGGGGCCCTCGCGCGCCCGGCCGCCGCGCTCCGAACCGCCGCGCTCCGAACCGCCGCGCTCCGAACCGCCGCGCACCGAACCACCGCGCTCCGAGCCGCCGCGCGCCAGGCCGTCGTACGCCAGGCCTTCGTACGCCACCCTCGTCTCCGCCAAGCTCGCCGCAGGCGCGCTGCGCGTCTTCCTGGTCGTGGCAGCGCTCTTCTGGCTGCTGCCCACGCTCGGGCTGCTGCTCTCCTCGCTCGTCGCCCCCACCGACCTCAACAACGGCGGCTGGTGGCAGGTGCTCACGGCGCCCTCGCGGCTGACGGCCGACAACTACGAGCGGCTGCTGGCGAACGACACCATCACCGGCTCCCTCCTCAACACGTTCGCGATCGCCGTGCCGGCCACCCTGCTGGTCGTGGTCCTGGGCGCCTTCGCCGGATACGCCTTCGCCTGGCTGGAGTTCCCCGGCCGGGACTGGCTGTTCCTCCTCGTCGTCGGACTGCTCGTGGTCCCCGTGCAGGTGGCCCTGATCCCGGTCTCCGAACTCTTCGGCTCCATCGGGCTGTTCGAGACCACGGCGGGCGTGGTCCTCTTCCACACCGCCTTCGGACTGCCCTTCGCCGTGTTCCTGCTGCGCAACTTCTTCGCGGAGATCCCGCGCGAGCTGCTGGAGGCGGCCCGTCTCGACGGGGCGGGTGAACTGCGGCTGTTCGCACGGGTGGTGCTGCCGCTCGGCGCGCCGGCGATCGCCTCGCTCGGCATCTTCCAGTTCCTGTGGGTGTGGAACGACATGCTGGTGGCGCTGGTGTTCGCGGACTCGGCCAGCCCGCCGGTCACGGTCGCGCTCCAGCAGCAGGTACGGCAGTTCGGGAACAACATCGACGTGCTCGCGCCCGGCGCGTTCCTGTCGATGGCGGTCCCGCTCGTCGTCTTCTTCGCCTTCCAGCGGCAGTTCGTCTCGGGGGTGATGGCCGGGGCGATCAAGTGA
- a CDS encoding FHA domain-containing protein translates to MQIRLTVLGSRSGHQTATAPASCDVLVTAPVGTALAAVASGLAATVGGPDTGGTVVLYAGSERLDLQRRVLGEPPLVDGAVLALHGPVPDVLPEDGLGAAQLHVVAGPDAGGVHLLHSGQIRVGRSADADVPLDDPDVSRMHCAVTVLPDGRVAVADLNSTNGTTLDSAPVGAQPVALPPGALLRVGESTLRLAPAGAPALPVTADLQGHLSVSARPVAPGPLPGPLPGADPAASGPAPDAPEVPAAAVAPLAAGASLEAGPGSGPGRRKGLGAWARKWVRGEEPAEAPQEPVAAPPDPDDPAAVLLAALGPTERLWSRTPGHPAVLDVGLGAGSRVSLPAVGALGLAGPRPRLAGAARWVVAQLAALHAPGQLEIVLISADRARGLADRRRDWGWLGWLPHVRPAHGQDCRLLLAYDRDQAVARTGELTRRLDEGPLGTHWTAADAGQVRRAAAVYEGPYTLVVLDGDPGAGPLRDVTGRLASHGPAAGIHVLVLAEAPAATPASPVEETYEAACVSSPAFRDCGAVALLSGDVATAVRTFTISGGRPVPSGGTATADAVSAAWAERFARALAPLRTAEGGSAEPCRPTASALPATARLLDELGLARATPASLMARWAAATDQGQGMGGLAEIVLGSGRRGPVGTELVHDGPHLLIEGPAGSGRTELLRSVAASLSAAARPDRLGLLLLDGAGGERGDGLLPCTELPHVCAHLVASDPLRMREFAQALGAELKRRSELLEELSFAEWHAQREVSDRMVAPRRPTPGEQRGDLDPQRTGTLRLRAATTRTDPAGPSPLPRLVVLVDDLDALVAPGLGATGRPAAGSVVRALEAVAREGARLGVHLVATSARPDRTADTGLARLTTLRVELDAPDQPGPGRGLLRFGDGRTVPFQAGRVTGRIPRTATQRPTVVPVEWERMGDPPARRPVRELGNGPTDLALLASALDRASHLVSAIPVLFPPAP, encoded by the coding sequence ATGCAGATCCGGCTGACCGTCCTTGGGTCGCGCAGCGGCCACCAGACCGCGACCGCCCCCGCGAGCTGTGACGTACTCGTCACCGCACCCGTCGGCACCGCGCTGGCCGCGGTCGCCTCCGGGCTCGCGGCCACCGTCGGCGGACCCGACACCGGCGGCACCGTCGTGCTGTACGCCGGCTCCGAGCGCCTCGACCTCCAGCGGCGGGTGCTCGGCGAGCCCCCGCTCGTGGACGGTGCGGTACTGGCGCTGCACGGACCCGTGCCGGACGTCCTGCCCGAGGACGGCCTCGGCGCGGCCCAGCTGCACGTCGTCGCCGGACCCGACGCGGGCGGGGTGCACCTGCTGCACAGCGGGCAGATCCGGGTGGGCCGCTCCGCCGACGCCGACGTCCCCCTCGACGACCCCGACGTCTCGCGGATGCACTGCGCGGTGACGGTCCTCCCCGACGGTCGGGTCGCGGTCGCCGATCTGAACTCGACGAACGGCACCACGCTGGACAGCGCCCCGGTGGGGGCCCAGCCCGTCGCCCTGCCCCCGGGAGCGCTGCTGCGGGTCGGCGAGTCCACCCTGCGGCTGGCTCCCGCGGGCGCTCCCGCGCTGCCGGTGACCGCGGACCTCCAGGGCCACCTCTCGGTCTCCGCCCGGCCCGTCGCCCCCGGCCCGCTCCCGGGCCCGCTCCCCGGGGCGGATCCGGCCGCCTCCGGGCCTGCGCCGGACGCACCCGAGGTCCCCGCCGCGGCCGTCGCGCCCCTCGCCGCCGGCGCTTCCCTCGAAGCCGGCCCCGGCTCCGGCCCCGGGCGGCGCAAGGGCCTCGGCGCCTGGGCCCGCAAGTGGGTGCGGGGCGAGGAGCCCGCCGAGGCCCCGCAGGAACCGGTGGCCGCCCCACCCGACCCCGACGATCCCGCCGCGGTGCTGCTGGCCGCGCTGGGCCCCACCGAGCGCCTGTGGTCCCGTACGCCCGGGCATCCCGCCGTACTGGACGTGGGGCTCGGCGCCGGGAGCCGGGTGTCCCTGCCCGCCGTCGGCGCCCTCGGACTGGCGGGCCCGCGGCCCCGGCTGGCCGGGGCCGCCCGCTGGGTGGTCGCGCAGCTCGCGGCACTGCACGCGCCGGGGCAGCTGGAGATCGTGCTCATCTCCGCCGACCGGGCGCGCGGCCTCGCCGACCGGCGGCGCGACTGGGGCTGGCTCGGCTGGCTGCCCCACGTACGGCCCGCGCACGGCCAGGACTGCCGGCTCCTGCTCGCGTACGACCGCGACCAGGCCGTCGCCCGCACCGGTGAGCTGACCCGGCGGCTCGACGAGGGTCCGCTCGGCACGCACTGGACCGCGGCCGACGCCGGGCAGGTCCGGCGGGCCGCCGCCGTCTACGAGGGCCCGTACACGCTCGTCGTCCTCGACGGCGATCCCGGAGCCGGCCCGCTGCGCGACGTCACCGGCCGGCTCGCCTCGCACGGCCCGGCCGCCGGGATCCACGTGCTGGTGCTCGCCGAGGCCCCGGCCGCCACCCCCGCCTCACCGGTCGAAGAGACGTACGAGGCCGCCTGCGTGAGCTCCCCCGCCTTCCGGGACTGCGGCGCGGTCGCCCTGCTCAGCGGCGATGTGGCCACGGCCGTACGCACCTTCACGATCAGCGGTGGCAGGCCGGTCCCGTCCGGGGGCACCGCCACCGCCGACGCCGTCTCCGCCGCCTGGGCCGAGCGTTTCGCCCGGGCCCTGGCACCGCTGCGCACCGCCGAGGGCGGCTCCGCCGAGCCCTGCCGGCCGACCGCGTCCGCCCTGCCCGCCACCGCGCGGCTGCTGGACGAGCTGGGGCTGGCCCGGGCCACCCCGGCCTCGCTGATGGCCCGTTGGGCCGCCGCCACCGACCAGGGGCAGGGCATGGGCGGCCTCGCCGAGATCGTGCTGGGCAGCGGACGCCGCGGACCCGTCGGCACCGAGCTCGTCCACGACGGCCCGCACCTGCTCATCGAGGGACCCGCCGGGAGCGGGCGGACCGAGCTGCTGCGCTCGGTGGCCGCCTCGCTGTCCGCGGCCGCCCGGCCCGACCGGCTCGGGCTGCTCCTCCTCGACGGGGCGGGCGGCGAGCGCGGCGACGGGCTGCTGCCCTGCACCGAGCTCCCGCACGTCTGCGCCCACCTGGTCGCCTCCGATCCGCTGCGCATGCGGGAGTTCGCGCAGGCCCTGGGCGCGGAGCTCAAGCGCCGCTCCGAGCTGCTGGAGGAGCTGTCCTTCGCCGAGTGGCACGCACAGCGCGAGGTGTCCGACCGCATGGTCGCGCCGCGCCGGCCCACCCCGGGCGAGCAGCGCGGCGACCTCGACCCCCAGCGCACCGGCACGCTGCGGCTGCGGGCCGCGACCACCCGTACGGATCCGGCCGGACCCAGCCCGCTGCCCCGTCTGGTGGTGCTCGTCGACGACCTCGACGCGCTGGTCGCGCCGGGGCTGGGCGCCACGGGCCGCCCCGCCGCGGGCTCGGTGGTCCGGGCGCTGGAGGCGGTGGCCCGCGAGGGCGCCCGGCTCGGCGTGCACCTGGTGGCCACCAGCGCCCGCCCGGACCGTACGGCGGACACCGGGCTGGCCCGGCTGACGACCCTGCGCGTGGAGCTCGACGCACCCGACCAGCCGGGCCCGGGGCGCGGACTGCTCCGCTTCGGCGACGGCCGGACGGTCCCCTTCCAGGCGGGCCGGGTCACCGGCCGGATCCCCCGGACGGCGACCCAGCGGCCGACCGTGGTCCCGGTGGAGTGGGAGCGGATGGGTGATCCGCCGGCCCGCCGCCCGGTCCGTGAGCTGGGCAACGGGCCCACCGACCTCGCGCTGCTGGCCAGCGCCCTGGACCGGGCCTCGCACCTGGTCTCGGCGATACCCGTGCTGTTCCCGCCCGCGCCCTGA
- a CDS encoding ABC transporter substrate-binding protein, protein MRRHGTSRTTLTWTALAAAAALTLGACGDGGTKEPQGPEGSTAAPRVQLPKLTGEKLEVAAVWTGPEQENFTKVLKEFEKRTGASVTFVPAQDPIVTFLGTKIAGGAPPDVALLPQVGALKAAVENKWAQPLGPEAAAQLDANYSKGWRTLGAVGDTQYGVYYKAANKSLIWYNAKAFEAAGVKPPKTWKELITAADTLSASGTPAVSVAGADGWTLTDWFENIYLSQAGPEKYDQLAKHQIKWTDDSVKQALTTLGELFGRKDFLAGGASGALATEFPKSVTQTFTGGDRPAAAMVFEGDFVAVNIAQTEAKVGEDALVFPFPAVGAKAPVVSGGDVAVALKPSKGAQALLTFLASPDAAEIHARQGGFVSPNKAVDPGAYPNAIQRDIAKALIAAGDDFRFDMSDQAPAAFGGTPGAGEWKALQDFLANPSDVAGTQAKLEADAAKAYGN, encoded by the coding sequence ATGCGAAGGCACGGAACGAGCCGTACGACACTCACCTGGACGGCGCTCGCCGCGGCGGCCGCCCTCACGCTCGGCGCGTGCGGGGACGGCGGGACGAAGGAGCCGCAAGGCCCCGAGGGCAGCACGGCCGCACCGCGGGTGCAGTTACCGAAGCTGACCGGCGAGAAGCTGGAGGTCGCGGCGGTCTGGACGGGCCCGGAGCAGGAGAACTTCACCAAGGTCCTGAAGGAGTTCGAGAAGCGGACGGGTGCCTCCGTCACGTTCGTCCCGGCCCAGGACCCGATCGTCACCTTCCTCGGCACGAAGATCGCCGGCGGTGCGCCGCCGGACGTGGCGCTGCTCCCGCAGGTCGGGGCGCTGAAGGCGGCGGTGGAGAACAAGTGGGCGCAGCCGCTGGGCCCGGAGGCCGCAGCCCAGCTCGACGCGAACTACTCGAAGGGCTGGCGGACGCTCGGCGCCGTCGGGGACACCCAGTACGGCGTGTACTACAAGGCCGCCAACAAATCGCTGATCTGGTACAACGCGAAGGCCTTCGAGGCGGCGGGGGTCAAGCCCCCGAAGACGTGGAAGGAACTGATCACCGCGGCCGACACGCTGTCCGCCTCCGGCACCCCGGCGGTCTCGGTGGCGGGTGCGGACGGCTGGACCCTCACCGACTGGTTCGAGAACATCTACCTCTCGCAGGCCGGGCCGGAGAAGTACGACCAGCTGGCGAAACACCAGATCAAGTGGACGGACGACAGCGTCAAGCAGGCGCTGACCACGCTCGGCGAGCTGTTCGGCCGCAAGGACTTCCTGGCGGGCGGGGCGAGCGGGGCGCTGGCCACCGAGTTCCCGAAGTCGGTGACGCAGACCTTCACCGGCGGTGACCGGCCCGCGGCCGCGATGGTCTTCGAGGGTGACTTCGTGGCGGTGAACATCGCGCAGACGGAGGCGAAGGTGGGCGAGGACGCCCTCGTCTTCCCCTTCCCGGCGGTCGGCGCGAAGGCGCCGGTGGTCTCGGGCGGCGACGTGGCGGTCGCCCTGAAGCCGTCGAAGGGGGCGCAGGCACTGCTGACCTTCCTGGCCTCGCCGGACGCGGCGGAGATCCACGCCCGTCAGGGCGGTTTCGTCTCCCCGAACAAGGCGGTGGACCCGGGCGCGTATCCGAACGCCATCCAGCGGGACATCGCCAAGGCGCTGATCGCCGCGGGTGACGACTTCCGCTTCGACATGTCGGACCAGGCCCCGGCGGCCTTCGGCGGGACCCCGGGCGCGGGTGAGTGGAAGGCGCTCCAGGACTTCCTGGCGAACCCGTCGGACGTGGCGGGCACCCAGGCGAAACTGGAGGCGGACGCGGCCAAGGCCTACGGGAACTGA
- a CDS encoding ABC transporter permease: MTTATAPKTEPAPSADLARLAAAHGLTLSGARPTLPRYIAELWDRRHFVTAYATARMQATYSTAKLGQLWHLVTPLLNAAVYYFIFGIVMKASHGVPDYVPFLITGIFVWDFIGSSINAGTRSVHSNRGLVRALHFPRASLPISTVVQLFQQLLVTMGALVILLLAFGQRPAWSWFLAFPALLLMAVFAAGCAMVMARIGSKSPDVSQLMPFVLRTWMYSSGVMWSIDQMLKSDHLPHHWVLTLLKLNPAAVYIDLMRFALIDSFQAHSLPPHAWPLAIGWALLAGVGGFIWFWKAEEEYGRG; this comes from the coding sequence GTGACCACCGCGACCGCCCCCAAGACCGAGCCCGCGCCCTCCGCGGATCTCGCGCGACTCGCCGCCGCCCACGGCCTCACCCTCAGCGGCGCCCGCCCCACGCTCCCCCGCTACATCGCGGAACTCTGGGACCGCCGCCACTTCGTCACCGCGTACGCGACCGCCCGCATGCAGGCCACGTACAGCACCGCCAAGCTCGGCCAGCTCTGGCACCTGGTGACCCCGCTCCTCAACGCGGCCGTCTACTACTTCATCTTCGGCATCGTGATGAAGGCCAGCCACGGCGTGCCGGACTACGTGCCCTTCCTGATCACCGGCATCTTCGTCTGGGACTTCATCGGCAGCTCCATCAACGCCGGCACCCGCTCCGTCCACAGCAACCGCGGCCTGGTCCGCGCCCTGCACTTCCCGCGCGCCAGCCTGCCCATCTCCACCGTCGTCCAGCTCTTCCAGCAGCTGCTCGTCACCATGGGCGCCCTGGTCATCCTGCTCCTGGCCTTCGGCCAGCGGCCCGCCTGGTCCTGGTTCCTGGCCTTCCCGGCCCTGCTGCTGATGGCCGTCTTCGCCGCCGGCTGCGCGATGGTCATGGCGCGCATCGGCAGCAAGAGCCCGGACGTCAGCCAGCTGATGCCCTTCGTCCTGCGCACCTGGATGTACTCCTCGGGCGTCATGTGGTCCATCGACCAGATGCTCAAGTCGGACCATCTGCCGCACCACTGGGTGCTGACACTGCTCAAGCTCAACCCCGCCGCCGTCTACATCGACCTGATGCGCTTCGCGCTGATCGACAGCTTCCAGGCGCACTCGCTCCCGCCCCACGCGTGGCCCCTGGCCATCGGCTGGGCCCTGCTGGCCGGCGTCGGCGGCTTCATCTGGTTCTGGAAGGCAGAAGAGGAGTACGGACGTGGCTGA